Proteins encoded by one window of Synechococcus sp. MVIR-18-1:
- the ndhO gene encoding NAD(P)H-quinone oxidoreductase subunit O, translating into MAEPSAEPTPIAKPAATLKKGALVRVNRSAYTGSVEASASDPRPPEYIFEGPGELLLVKGDYGQVRWRRPVPDVWLKLAQLEVFS; encoded by the coding sequence ATGGCTGAACCATCCGCTGAGCCCACCCCGATCGCTAAACCAGCGGCGACGCTCAAAAAGGGGGCGCTGGTTCGCGTCAACCGCTCTGCCTATACGGGGAGCGTGGAAGCGTCAGCTAGTGATCCAAGACCACCCGAATACATTTTCGAAGGCCCGGGAGAACTTCTGTTAGTGAAAGGGGACTACGGCCAAGTGCGCTGGAGGCGTCCCGTTCCAGACGTCTGGCTGAAACTTGCTCAATTAGAGGTGTTCTCCTGA
- a CDS encoding M48 family metallopeptidase: MESQESQESSLFEQAMARYQAGEPAANLIDDFVAITEAAPRQSSGWTCLAWLLLLCDKPDDALRSARLAVKLNSQDPQARINLTLAMLETKAKGVRDQIAVVQQVLAVAPEMGDELRESINDGFKRRPDWPALLKVKSWLEL; encoded by the coding sequence ATGGAGTCCCAGGAATCTCAGGAATCCAGCCTGTTCGAGCAGGCCATGGCCCGCTATCAAGCTGGAGAGCCGGCGGCCAATTTGATCGACGATTTTGTCGCGATCACCGAAGCCGCACCCCGTCAATCGTCGGGCTGGACTTGCTTGGCATGGCTTCTCTTGCTCTGTGACAAGCCAGACGATGCGCTGCGTTCTGCTCGGTTGGCGGTCAAACTCAATAGCCAGGATCCTCAGGCACGGATCAACCTGACCCTGGCCATGCTTGAAACCAAAGCGAAGGGAGTTCGTGACCAAATTGCTGTGGTGCAACAGGTTTTAGCTGTTGCGCCCGAGATGGGAGATGAACTGAGAGAGTCCATCAACGATGGCTTTAAACGTCGGCCGGACTGGCCCGCCCTTCTCAAAGTGAAGAGTTGGTTGGAGCTCTGA
- the cysK gene encoding cysteine synthase A translates to MSIAPDITDLVGRTPLVRLNRLPARSGCLAELVAKLESFNPTASVKDRIAGSMVQAAEQAGTIAPGRTVLVEPTSGNTGIALAMVAAARGYRLILTMPDTMSTERRAMLRAYGAELQLTPGNEGMQGALDLARELVSEIPEAYLLQQFDNPANPAVHAATTAEEIWSDTGGEIDALVAGVGTGGTITGCARVLKQRNPDLKVIAVEPAASPVLAGGAPGPHRIQGIGAGFVPSVFDQSLIDEILGVSDQEAMEIGRRLAKEEGLLSGVSSGAAVAAALRLGQRPEMAGKRIVVILASFGERYLSTPMFSASAEAPARRDGQL, encoded by the coding sequence ATGTCAATTGCTCCGGACATCACAGATCTGGTGGGTCGTACTCCTCTTGTACGTTTGAACCGCCTTCCCGCGCGCAGTGGCTGTCTGGCTGAATTGGTGGCAAAGCTGGAAAGCTTCAATCCCACGGCTTCGGTGAAGGATCGGATTGCGGGTTCGATGGTTCAGGCTGCTGAACAAGCTGGAACCATCGCTCCAGGACGCACCGTGCTTGTCGAGCCCACCAGTGGAAACACTGGGATTGCTCTGGCCATGGTTGCGGCAGCTCGGGGCTACCGCTTAATCCTCACCATGCCGGACACGATGAGCACGGAGCGTCGCGCCATGCTCCGGGCCTACGGAGCTGAGTTGCAGCTCACCCCAGGCAATGAAGGAATGCAAGGGGCTCTAGATCTCGCCAGAGAGCTGGTCTCTGAGATTCCCGAGGCCTATCTCCTGCAGCAGTTTGATAATCCTGCCAATCCAGCAGTGCATGCGGCTACGACGGCAGAAGAGATCTGGAGTGATACTGGAGGTGAGATTGATGCTCTTGTGGCGGGCGTCGGGACGGGCGGCACGATCACAGGCTGTGCCAGGGTTCTTAAGCAGCGCAATCCTGATCTGAAAGTGATTGCCGTAGAACCGGCAGCAAGTCCAGTCTTGGCCGGTGGAGCCCCTGGCCCCCATCGAATTCAGGGCATTGGTGCTGGTTTTGTTCCCTCTGTCTTTGATCAAAGCTTGATTGATGAAATCCTGGGAGTCAGTGATCAAGAAGCGATGGAGATTGGGCGCCGTTTGGCCAAGGAAGAAGGCCTGCTTTCCGGAGTCAGTAGTGGAGCTGCTGTGGCTGCTGCTCTGCGACTTGGCCAAAGACCTGAGATGGCCGGAAAAAGGATCGTTGTGATTCTCGCCAGTTTCGGTGAGCGTTATCTGTCTACGCCCATGTTCAGTGCATCGGCTGAGGCACCGGCGCGGCGGGATGGTCAGCTTTGA
- a CDS encoding iron-sulfur cluster assembly accessory protein, with protein MTTSTPSTATHTAKGGKGIQITDPAMLQLSKLCREQGDEQILRVGVRSGGCSGMSYTMDFVPASEIEEGDEVYDYAAPSGAAFRVVCDPKSLLYIYGMQLDFSTALIGGGFNFTNPNATQTCGCGSSFAV; from the coding sequence ATGACCACCTCCACCCCCAGTACAGCGACCCACACAGCAAAGGGTGGAAAAGGCATTCAGATCACAGATCCAGCGATGCTGCAACTCTCAAAGCTCTGCAGGGAGCAAGGTGACGAGCAAATCCTCCGTGTTGGTGTGCGCTCCGGGGGTTGCAGCGGAATGAGCTACACCATGGATTTTGTGCCCGCCTCTGAGATCGAGGAAGGCGATGAGGTGTACGACTATGCAGCCCCCTCTGGTGCTGCATTTCGGGTGGTCTGTGATCCCAAAAGCCTCCTTTACATCTATGGCATGCAGCTGGATTTCAGCACTGCCTTGATCGGGGGTGGGTTCAACTTCACCAACCCAAATGCCACCCAAACCTGCGGATGCGGGAGTTCCTTTGCGGTCTGA
- a CDS encoding lipid-A-disaccharide synthase-related protein: MARLLLLSNGHGEDLSGALLGQVLKAQGHDVEALPLVGRGNPYSDATIPLVGRTREFSTGGLGYTTLRGRLTELVQGQVIYLLRRLLRLIRIAGRYDLVVVIGDVIPVMAAWLCQRPVATYLVAYSSHYEGRLRLPWPCGSCLRSQRFQAVFSRDALTAQDLSEQLKREVVFVGNPFMDSVLSPSNRLPYAKRRLGLLPGSRRPELEHNLLLLLGVIDQIPISQPSPGDLEIDLALVGALGDDHLNTLAQSHGWSLVLGHGNAPARLEKGGRQIQVRRKGFTSVLLSSDLLLCMAGTAAEQAVGMAKPVLQLPGQGPQFTAGFAEAQRRLLGPTVFCAASPCEGKELLKATANLAIELLERSVNDPALRRDCREQAMQRLGPQGGGSKMAGLISGLLQKS; this comes from the coding sequence GTGGCTCGGCTGCTGCTTCTAAGCAATGGTCATGGCGAAGACCTCTCTGGGGCTCTGCTTGGACAAGTTTTAAAAGCGCAAGGGCACGACGTGGAAGCACTTCCCTTGGTGGGTCGCGGCAATCCCTACAGCGATGCAACCATCCCGCTCGTTGGTCGCACGCGCGAATTCAGCACTGGTGGGCTTGGCTACACAACCTTGCGCGGGCGTCTCACGGAGCTTGTCCAAGGCCAAGTGATCTATCTCCTAAGGCGCCTGCTACGGCTGATTCGTATCGCCGGCCGTTATGACCTAGTGGTGGTGATCGGGGATGTGATCCCCGTGATGGCGGCATGGCTCTGCCAGCGGCCAGTCGCAACGTATCTCGTGGCCTACTCCAGTCATTACGAGGGTCGACTGCGACTTCCATGGCCCTGCGGAAGCTGCCTCAGGTCGCAGAGATTTCAAGCGGTGTTCAGCCGAGATGCCCTTACAGCTCAAGATCTCAGCGAACAGCTGAAGCGAGAGGTGGTGTTCGTTGGCAATCCTTTTATGGATTCTGTCTTGAGCCCCAGCAATCGCCTGCCCTACGCCAAAAGACGCCTTGGACTCTTGCCAGGCAGCCGTAGACCAGAACTTGAACACAATCTGCTGCTGCTTCTGGGCGTGATCGACCAGATCCCGATCTCGCAGCCCAGCCCTGGAGACCTTGAAATCGACCTGGCACTCGTTGGAGCACTGGGAGATGACCACTTGAACACACTTGCCCAATCCCATGGCTGGTCTCTTGTGCTGGGGCATGGCAACGCCCCAGCACGGTTAGAGAAGGGCGGTCGGCAGATTCAGGTGCGACGGAAGGGGTTCACCTCCGTACTTCTCAGCTCAGACCTCTTGCTGTGTATGGCCGGCACAGCTGCAGAACAGGCCGTAGGTATGGCCAAGCCAGTGCTGCAACTCCCTGGCCAAGGCCCTCAATTCACCGCTGGTTTCGCGGAAGCCCAGCGCCGGTTGCTTGGTCCAACCGTTTTTTGCGCTGCCTCCCCTTGTGAAGGGAAAGAGCTTCTAAAAGCAACAGCCAACCTGGCAATCGAGCTACTAGAGCGAAGCGTGAATGATCCAGCCCTTCGTCGTGATTGCAGAGAGCAAGCGATGCAACGGCTAGGTCCCCAAGGCGGAGGCAGCAAAATGGCTGGATTGATCAGTGGGCTACTGCAAAAGAGCTAG
- a CDS encoding J domain-containing protein: protein MSHSPQLETKGGDPYRVLGVTRSATATEIKAAYRQLVKRHHPDAGGDSERILALNAAWEVLGDRDRRRVFDQQVPPKAGEKEEARRRGVRNARASQAARRASGQAAAEDDALANWLKMVYSPIDRMLGQVINPFAAQLRELSADPYDDSLMEGFCHYLEQSRSKLDKVKDLFQSIPTPSSAKGFGLSLYHCLSEVEDAIGELERYTMGYVDGYLHDGREMLREAKQRRKRLQEERRRLEIG from the coding sequence TTGAGCCACTCTCCCCAGCTTGAGACCAAAGGTGGTGATCCCTATCGCGTGCTCGGCGTAACCCGCAGCGCCACTGCGACTGAAATCAAGGCGGCCTATCGCCAACTTGTGAAGAGGCATCACCCTGATGCGGGTGGTGATTCTGAACGCATCCTTGCTCTGAATGCGGCTTGGGAGGTGCTGGGCGATCGCGATCGGCGGCGCGTCTTCGACCAGCAAGTGCCCCCTAAAGCTGGAGAGAAGGAAGAAGCTCGTCGCCGTGGTGTCAGAAATGCTCGAGCGAGCCAGGCTGCTCGACGTGCCTCTGGACAGGCTGCCGCTGAGGATGATGCCTTAGCAAATTGGTTGAAGATGGTGTACTCGCCGATTGATCGCATGCTCGGGCAGGTGATCAATCCCTTTGCTGCCCAGTTGCGTGAGCTTTCGGCGGATCCTTATGACGACAGTTTGATGGAAGGCTTTTGCCATTACTTGGAGCAAAGTCGCAGCAAGTTGGACAAGGTGAAAGATCTTTTCCAATCCATTCCTACGCCATCATCCGCAAAAGGCTTCGGGCTGAGTCTTTATCACTGTCTGTCGGAGGTGGAAGATGCGATCGGCGAATTGGAGCGATACACCATGGGTTATGTGGATGGCTATCTCCACGATGGTCGTGAGATGTTGCGAGAAGCCAAGCAACGGCGCAAGCGTCTTCAGGAGGAACGCCGCCGCTTGGAGATCGGTTAA
- a CDS encoding TIGR01777 family oxidoreductase — MRLLLIGCTGLVGRALVPMLQTAGHDLTIVSRRSAPAGLPTSCLAGLAWVQCNPADSSSWAPSSPLQQALAQTEGVVNLAGEPIAEKRWTSTHLQLLEDSRLQTTRQLVKAMAALAQPPGVLINASAVGYYGTSADQCFEESSPCGNDVLAGLCQRWEAVAAEKPDATRLVVLRIGIVLAADGGALGKMLPIFRIGFGGPIGSGRQWMSWIERSDLCRMILAALENDAWSGAVNAVAPTPVTMATFSAGLGRCLGRPSLLPVPGPLLKLLLGDGARVVLEGQRVQSARQAALDFSCRFSELPAAFDAATSSTGR; from the coding sequence ATGCGCCTTTTGCTGATCGGATGCACCGGATTGGTCGGTCGTGCCCTGGTTCCCATGCTTCAAACCGCTGGGCACGATCTCACCATTGTGAGTCGCAGATCAGCTCCGGCCGGACTTCCTACCAGTTGCCTTGCAGGTCTGGCGTGGGTGCAGTGCAATCCAGCTGATTCGAGCAGTTGGGCGCCGTCTAGCCCTCTGCAGCAGGCATTGGCGCAAACAGAAGGAGTTGTGAACTTGGCAGGCGAGCCGATTGCAGAGAAGCGTTGGACCTCAACGCATCTTCAATTGTTGGAAGACAGTCGCCTACAGACCACACGTCAGCTAGTGAAGGCGATGGCGGCTTTGGCACAGCCTCCGGGCGTGTTGATTAACGCCTCCGCTGTTGGGTATTACGGCACCAGTGCAGACCAGTGCTTTGAAGAATCCAGCCCTTGTGGCAACGATGTGCTTGCTGGCCTCTGTCAACGCTGGGAAGCGGTAGCGGCGGAAAAGCCTGATGCCACTCGATTGGTGGTGTTGCGCATTGGGATCGTGCTGGCGGCCGACGGTGGTGCGCTAGGCAAAATGCTGCCGATCTTTCGGATCGGTTTCGGTGGACCGATTGGATCAGGACGTCAGTGGATGAGTTGGATTGAGCGCAGCGATCTGTGTCGGATGATCTTGGCCGCTTTGGAGAACGACGCTTGGTCGGGTGCAGTGAATGCCGTGGCGCCCACGCCGGTCACGATGGCCACGTTCTCAGCAGGTCTCGGTCGTTGTTTGGGGCGTCCAAGCCTGCTGCCGGTCCCCGGACCGCTTTTGAAATTGCTGCTTGGAGATGGAGCGCGGGTGGTGCTGGAAGGACAGCGGGTCCAGTCAGCGCGTCAGGCAGCGTTGGATTTCAGCTGTCGTTTTTCTGAGCTGCCTGCAGCATTCGACGCTGCCACCAGCTCCACAGGCCGTTGA